The DNA region ATTCACTGGCAACGGAGCAGAGCGAGGCCTGCATCCAGCAACAGCAGCTGTTTTTGCAGCTGTTTCAGTACAGCACTACAGGGGGAGAGGGCAAACTKCACTGAACTAGTTTCAATGTATGGGTGAACTTCTCCTTTAACAGAGAGGACTCYGTCACTGGGTGAGAACTAAAggggaaaaaatatgtttatttacaCATACGCTgatgggtgcagtgaaatgttgaAGGAGATGGTCAGTTATAAGAGAGGGCTCAGTCACAGGGTGAGAACTGTGGAAAAGGGGAGAGTCTAGCTCAGTGAACAGAGAGGACTCAGTAACCGGGTGAAAGGTAGTCTAGATCAGTTAAGAGACAACCCAGCCCAGAGTGTCGACTGGCCCGGCCCCGGGGGACAACTAACCCTTACCCAGCCCTGCTGTCCCTCTCCCTGTGCGTCTCCCRCTCACACTCTTGTCTCTTTCCAGATCAAGAGGACCACTCTGGTGGACAGCAGGACGTCGGTGACTGACGTGAAGTTTGCTCCTAAACACATGGGTCTGATGCTGACCACTTGCTCAGCAGACGGGGTTATGAGGATCTATGAYGCTCCAGACGTGATGAACCTCAgccagtggtccctgcagcagGAGATCTCCTCTAAACTCAGCTGCTCCTGTATCTCCTGGAGCCCCTCCAGGTTGGGCCCTCCTATGATGCCACATGATCATTTAGCAAACCATACTCAGATTTATCAAAACAAACTTACACATAGGTATGTTCAAGATATGTGGGCAGTACCAACCCAACAGACCCATTGTCTCTCTGTGTAGACCTGTGTGGAAATGAGGACAGTAATGAGTGGTCTGAGCATAGCACATTGTTCTGACCACTAGGTGGTGGTCAACACCACAGTAGTTCTGTTTCTTGTTGCTATGTTTAGAAGCAGGAAGGAGCGGAAGCTCCCAGACTCCATTGTGGCTGCATGTTGAAACACAAAAGTGCTTGAGCCAATCATCAGAGGTGATGTTAGTTTGTAGAGTATAACTGTGTGGCTGCATGTTGAAACACAAGGAAGAGACAAACCTGCTGTACCTAGAACAACATCATCATCCTATGGTTGTGCTTGCAGCTCCCGTGCCCACGCCCCCATGATAGCAGTGGGCTCTGATGACAGCAACACAGCATACAGCGGGAAAGTTCACATCTATGAATACATTGAAAACACAAGGTTTGTATCATGGTAGCACCACCTCTCCTCATCCCATTTGACACATCTGTGCCTTACCTAATGGTATTGCTATCTAACAGCTACCTACACCCTGAAGCATGGCCGGAGAcctaggctgtgtcccaaatgtcacctaggtgtccctatggaccctggtcaaacagggtgccatttggtactccactataggagccatgactcaaacaaccctagactccactataggagccatgtctcaggacaaacaatCCTAGACGCCACATATAGGAGCCATGACTCAAACAACCATAGACGCCACTATAGGAGCCATGActcaggacaaacaaccctagactccactataggagccatgtctcaggacaaacaaccctaCAGACGCACTAAGGAGCCATGACTCAAACAACCCTAGACGCCACTATAGGaaccatgtctcaggacaaacaaccctagactccactataggagccatgtctcatgacaaacaaccctagactccactataggagccatgtctcaggacaaacaaccctagacgccactataaggagccatgtctcaggacaaacaaccctagactccactataggagccatgtctcaggacaaacaaccctagactccactataggagccattactcaaacaaccctagacgccactataggagccatgtctcaggacaaacaaccctagactccactataggaaccatgtctcaggacaaacaaccctagactccactataggagccatgtctcaggacaaacaaccctagactccactataggagccattactcaaacaaccctagacgccactataggagccatgtctcaggacaaacaaccctagacccactataGGAACCATGTCCAGGACAAACAACCCTAGACTccactataggagccatgtctcaggacaaacaaccctagacgccactataggagccatgtctcaggacaaacaaccctagacgccactataggagccatgactcaaacaaccctagactccactataggagccatgactcaaacaaccctagacgccactataggagccatgtctcaggacaaacaacccgAGACTCCTCTATAGGAGCCATGACTCAAACAACCCTAGACGcactataggagccatgtctcaggacaaacaaccctagacgccactataggagccatgtctcaggacaaacaacccgAGACTCCTCTATAGGAGCCATGACTCAAACAACCCTAGACTCCACTATAGGAtccatgtctcaggacaaacaacccaagactccactataggagccatgtctcaggacaaacaacccgAGACTCCACTATAGGAGCCATGACTCAAACAAACCGCAGACTCCACTATAGGAGCCATGACTCAAACAACCCTAGACGccactataggagccatgtctcaggacaaacaacccgAGACTCCTCTATAGGAGCCATGACTCAAACAACCCTAGACGccactataggagccatgtctcaggacaaacaaccctagacgccactataggagccatgtctcaggacaaacaacccgAGACTCCTCTATAGGAGCCATGACTCAAACAACCCTAGACTCCACTATAGGAtccatgtctcaggacaaacaaccaagactccactataggagccatgtctcaggacaaacaaccctagactccactataggagccatgtctcaggacaaacaacccgAGACTCCTctataggagccatgtctcaggacaaacaaccctagacgccactataggagccatgtctcaggacaaacaaccgAGACTCCTCTATAGGAGCCATGACTCAAACAACCCTAGACTCCACTATAGGAtccatgtctcaggacaaacaacccaagactccactataggagccatgtctcaggacaaacaaccgAGACTCCACTATAGGAGCCATGACTCAAACAACCGAGACTCCACTATAGGAGCCATGACTCAAACAACCCTAGACGCCACTATAGGAGCCATGCTCAGGACAAACAACCGAGACTCCTCTATAGGAGCCATGACTCAAACAACCCTAGACGccactataggagccatgtctcaggacaaacaaccctagacgccactataggagccatgtctcaggacaaaaCAACCCGAGACTCCTCTATAGGAGCCATGACTCAAACAACCCTAGACTCCACTATAGGAtccatgtctcaggacaaacaacccaagactccactataggagccatgtctcaggacaaacaaccctagactccactataggagccatgtctcaggacaaacaacccgAGACTCCTctataggagccatgtctcaggacaaacaaccctagacgccacataggagccatgtctcaggacaaacaacccctagacgccactataggagccatgtctcaggacaaacaaccctagacgccactataggagccatgtctcaggacaaacaaccctagactccactataggaaccatgtctcaggacaaacaaccctagACGCCACTATAGAGGCCATGTCTCAGGACAACAACCGCAGACTCCTCTATAGGAGCCATGACTCAAACAACCTAGACTCCACTATAGGAtccatgtctcaggacaaacaacccaagactccactataggagccatgtctcaggacaaacaaccctagactccactataggagccatgtctcaggacaaacaaccgAGACTCCTctataggagccatgtctcaggacaaacaacctagacgccactataggagccatgtctcaggacaaacaaccctagacgccactataggagccatgtctcaggacaaaaCAACCCTACAACGccactataggagccatgtctcaggacaaacaaccctagactccactataggaaccatgtctcaggacaaacaaccctagacgccactataggaaccatgtctcaggacaaacaaccctagactccactataggagccatgtctcaggacaaacaaccctagacgccactataggagccatgtctcaggacaaacaacctagacgccactataggagccatgtctcaggacaaacaaaccctagacgccactataggagccatgtctcaggacaaacaaccctagacgccactataggagccatgtctcagacaaacaaccctagacgccactataggagccatgtctcaggacaaacaacccgAGACTCCTCTATAGGAGCCATGACTCAAACAACCCTAGACGccactataggagccatgtctcagAGGCAACAAAACCCTAGACGccactataggagccatgtctcaggacaaacaacccgAGACTCCTCTATAGGAGCCATGACTCAAACAACCCTAGACTCCACTATAGGAtccatgtctcaggacaaacaacccaAGACTCACAtataggagccatgtctcaggacaaacaaccctagACTCCACTATagagccatgtctcaggacaaacaacccgAGACTCCTCTATAGGAGCCATGACTCAAACAACCCTAGACGcactataggagccatgtctcaggacaaacaaccctagacgccactataggagccatgtctcaggacaacAACCCGAGACTCCTCTATAGGAGCCATGACTCAAACAACCCTAGACGCCACTATAGGGCCAGTGACTACaacaaccctagacccactataggagccatgactcaaacaaccctagacgccactataggagccatgtctcaggacaaacaaccctagacgccactataggagccatgtctcaggacaaacaacccgAGACTCCTCTATAGGAGCCATGACTCAAACAACCCTAGACGCCACTATAGAGCCATGACTCAAACAACCCTAGACTCCACTATAGGAGCCATGACTCAAACAACCCTAGACGCCACTATagagccatgtctcaggacaaacaaccgAGACTCCTCTATAGGAGCCATGACTCAAACAACCTAGACGccactataggagccatgtctcaggacaaacaaccctagACGCCACTATAGGAGCCAGTCTCAGGACAAAAAACAACCGAGACTCCTctataggagccatgtctcaggacaaacaaccctagactccactataggatccatgtctcaggacaaacaacccaagctccactataggagccatgtctcaggacaaacaaccctagactccactataggagccatgtctcaggacaaacaacccgAGACTCCTCTAtaggaccatgtctcaggacaaacaaccctagacgccactataggagccatgtctcaggacaaacaaccctagacgccactataggagccatgtctcaggacaaacaaccctagacccactataggagccatgtctcaggacaaacaaccctagactccactataggaaccatgtctcaggacaaacaaccctagacgccactataggagccatgtctcaggacaaacaacccgAGACTCCTCTATAGGAGCCATGACTCAAACAACCCTAGACTCCACTATAGGAtccatgtctcaggacaaacaaaCCCAAGACTCCTctataggagccatgtctcaggacaaacaaccctagacgccactataggagccatgtctcaggacaaacaaccctagacgccactataagagccatgtctcaggacaaacaaccctagacgccactataggagccatgtctcaggacaaacaaccctagACTCCACTATAGGAACCATGctcaggacaaacaaccctagacgccactataggaaccatgtctcaggacaaacaaccctgactccactataggagccatgtctcaggacaaacaaccctagactccactataggagccatgtctcagACAAACAACCCGAGACTCCTctataggagccatgtctcaggacaaacaaccctagacgccactataggagccatgtctcaggacaaacaaccctagacgccactataggagccatgtctcaggacaaacaaaccctagacgccactatataggagccatgtctcaggacaaacaaacctagactccactataggaccatgtctcaggacaaaacaaccctagacgccactataggagccatgtctcaggacaaacaacccgAGACTCCTCTATAGGAGCCATGACTCAAACAACCCTAGATCCACTAAGGAtccatgtctcaggacaaacaacccaAGACTCCTCTATAGGAGCCATGGTCCAGGACAAACAAAACCTAGACGccactataggagccatgtctcaggacaaacaaccctagacgccactataggagccatgtctcaggacaaacaaccctagacgccactataggagccatgtctcaggacaaacaaccctagactccactataggaaccatgtctcaggacaaacaaccctagacgccactataggaaccatgtctcaggacaaacaaccctagactccactataggagccatgtctcaggacaaacaaccctagactccactataggagccatgtctcaggacaaacaaccctagACGCCACTATAGGCNNNNNNNNNNNNNNNNNNNNNNNNNTAGTATGCACCTAGTATTAGTATGCACCTAGTATTAGTATGCACCTAGTATTAGTATGCACCTAGTATTAGTATGCACCTAGTATTAGTATGCACCTAGTAATAGTATGTACCTAGTAATAGTATGTACCTAGTAATAGTATGTACCTAGTAATAGTATGTACCTAGTAATAGTATGTACCTAGTAATAGTATGCACCTAGTAATAGTATGCACCTAGTATTAGTATGCACCTAGTATTAGTATGCACCTAGTATTAGTATGCACCTAGTATTAGTATGCACNNNNNNNNNNNNNNNNNNNNNNNNNNNNNNNNNNNNNNNNNNNNNNNNNNNNNNNNNNNNNNNNNNNNNNNNNNNNNNNNNNNNNNNNNNNNNNNNNNNNNNNNNNNNNNNNNNNNNNNNNNNNNNNNNNNNNNNNNNNNNNNNNNNNNNNNNNNNNNNNNNNNNNNNNNNNNNNNNNNNNNNNNNNNNNNNNNNNNNNNNNNNNNNNNNNNNNNNNNNNNNNNNNNNNNNNNNNNNNNNNNNNNNNNNNNNNNNNNNNNNNNNNNNNNNNNNNNNNNNNNNNNNNNNNNNNNNNNNNNNNNNNNNNNNNNNNNNNNNNNNNNNNNNNNNNNNNNNNNNNNNNNNNNNNNNNNNNNNNNNNNNNNNNNNNNNNNNNNNNNNNNNNNNNNNNNNNNNNNNNNNNNNNNNNNNNNNNNNNNNNNNNNNNNNNNNNNNNNNNNNNNNNNNNNNNNNNNNNNNNNNNNNNNNNNNNNNNNNNNNNNNNNNNNNNNNNNNNNNNNNNNNNNNNNNNNNNNNNNNNNNNNNNNNNNNNNNNNNNNNNNNNNNNNNNNNNNNNNNNNNNNNNNNNNNNNNNNNNNNNNNNNNNNNNNNNNNNNNNNNNNNNNNNNNNNNNNNNNNNNNNNNNNNNNNNNNNNNNNNNNNNNNNNNNNNNNNNNNNNNNNNNNNNNNNNNNNNNNNNNNNNNNNNNNNNNNNNNNNNNNNNNNNNNNNNNNNNNNNNNNNNNNNNNNNNNNNNNNNNNNNNNNNNNNNNNNNNNNNNNNNNNNNNNNNNNNNNNNNNNNNNNNNNNNNNNNNNNNNNNNNNNNNNNNNNNNNNNNNNNNNNNNNNNNNNNNNNNNNNNNNNNNNNNNNNNNNNNNNNNNNNNNNNNNNNNNNNNNNNNNNNNNNNNNNNNNNNNNNNNNNNNNNNNNNNNNNNNNNNNNNNNNNNNNNNNNNNNNNNNNNNNNNNNNNNNNNNNNNNNNNNNNNNNNNNNNNNNNNNNNNNNNNNNNNNNNNNNNNNNNNNNNNNNNNNNNNNNNNNNNNNNNNNNNNNNNNNNNNNNNNNNNNNNNNNNNNNNNNNNNNNNNNNNNNNNNNNNNNNNNNNNNNNNNNNNNNNNNNNNNNNNNNNNNNNNNNNNNNNNNNNNNNNNNNNNNNNNNNNNNNNNNNNNNNNNNNNNNNNNNNNNNNNNNNNNNNNNNNNNNNNNNNNNNNNNNNNNNNNNNNNNNNNNNNNNNNNNNNNNNNNNNNNNNNNNNNNNNNNNNNNNNNNNNNNNNNNNNNNNNNNNNNNNNNNNNNNNNNNNNNNNNNNNNNNNNNNNNNNNNNNNNNNNNNNNNNNNNNNNNNNNNNNNNNNNNNNNNNNNNNNNNNNNNNNNNNNNNNNNNNNNNNNNNNNNNNNNNNNNNNNNNNNNNNNNNNNNNNNNNNNNNNNNNNNNNNNNNNNNNNNNNNNNNNNNNNNNNNNNNNNNNNNNNNNNNNNNNNNNNNNNNNNNNNNNNNNNNNNNNNNNNNNNNNNNNNNNNNNNNNNNNNNNNNNNNNNNNNNNNNNNNNNNNNNNNNNNNNNNNNNNNNNNNNNNNNNNNNNNNNNNNNNNNNNNNNNNNNNNNNNNNNNNNNNNNNNNNNNNNNNNNNNNNNNNNNNNNNNNNNNNNNNNNNNNNNNNNNNNNNNNNNNNNNNNGCATACTAACTACTAGGTGCATACTAATACTAGGTGCATACTAATACTAGGTGCATACTAATACTAGGTGACATATATACTAGGTCCAATACTACTACTGAGGTACATACTAATACTGAATACTACTATATACTAGGTACTAATACTAAGGTACATACTAATCTAGTACATACTATACTTGGTACATACTATACTAGGTACAACCTAGTATTAGTATGCACCTAGTATTAGTATGCACATAGTAATAGTATGCACCTAGTAATAGTATGCACCTAGTAATAGTATGCACCTAGTAATAGTATGCACCTAGTAATAGTATGCACCTAGTAATAGTATGTACCTAGTAATAGTATGTACCTAGTAATAGTATGTACCTAGTATAGTATGTACCTAGTATTAGTATGCACCTAGTATTAGTATGCACCTGGTATTAGTATGCACCTGGTATTAGTATGCACCTGGTATTAGTATGCACCTGGTATTAGTATAGACCTGGTATTAGTATAGACCTGGTATTAGTACAGACCTGGTGTTAGTGTAGTACTGAGCTAATATTAGTATAGCATAGAGCTAGTGTTATTGTAGACTTAGTATAGACCTAGTATAGTATGTACCTAGTATTAGTATGTACCTGGTATTAGTACAGAGCTAGTGTTAGTATAGACCTAGTATTAGTACAGACCTGGTATTAGTGTAGTACTGAGCTAGTATTAGCTAGTGTTATTGTAGACTTAGTATAGACCTAGTGTTAGTATAGACTTAGTATAGACCTAATATAGACCTAGTATTTGTACAGACCTAGTGTTAGTACAGACCTAGTGTTAGTACAGACCTAGTGTTAGTACAGACCTAGTGTTAGTACAGACCTAGTGTTAGTACAGACCTAGTGTTAGGATAGACCTAGTGTTAGGATAGACCTAGTGTTAGTATAGACCTAGTGTTAGTATAGACCTAGTGTTAGTATAGACTTAATATAGACCTAGTATTAGTATAGACCTAGTGTTAGTATAGACCTAGTGTTAGTATTAGTATAGACCTAGTgttagtatagacctagtcttAGTTTAGACCTAGTGTTAGTATAGACCTGGTGTTAGTATAGACCTAGTGTTAGTATAGACCTAGTATAGACCTAGTGATAATATAGACCTGGTGTTAGTATAGACCTGGTGTTAGTATAGACCTAGTATAGACCTAGTGATAATATAGACCTAGTGTTAGTATAGACCTGGTGTTAGTATAGACCTGGTGTTAGTATAGACCTAGTGATAATATAGACCTAGTGTTAGTATAGACCTAGTATAGACCTTAGGTTAGTATAACTTAGTATAACCTAGTGTTAGGATAGACCTGTATAGACCTGCTGTTAGTATTAGACCTAGTGAGTTAGTATAGACCTATTTAGTATAGACCTAGTGTTAGTAT from Salvelinus sp. IW2-2015 linkage group LG14, ASM291031v2, whole genome shotgun sequence includes:
- the LOC111972967 gene encoding nucleoporin SEH1 yields the protein MGLMLTTCSADGVMRIYDAPDVMNLSQWSLQQEISSKLSCSCISWSPSSSRAHAPMIAVGSDDSNTAYSGKVHIYEYIENTRFVSW